A window of Panicum virgatum strain AP13 chromosome 8K, P.virgatum_v5, whole genome shotgun sequence contains these coding sequences:
- the LOC120643937 gene encoding probably inactive leucine-rich repeat receptor-like protein kinase At5g48380 has translation MAVRHFRAAFLAVLLCSMLCQLCYGSLSDIECLRRVKASIDPSNKLDWKFINHTEGSICGFRGVDCWNPNENKVLSLHLGSMGLKGGFPDGLENCSSMTSLDLSSNSLSGPIPADISKRLQYITSLDLSYNSFSGEIPEALANCTYLNAVNLQHNKLTGTLPGQLAALGRLNQFNVADNQLSGQIPSSLSKFPPSNFANQDLCGRPLSNDCTATSSSRTGVIVGSAVGGAIITLIIVAVILFILLRKMPAKKKEKDVEENKWAKSIKGAKGVKVSMFEKSVSKMKLNDLMKATGDFTKENIIGTGRSGTMYRATLPDGSFLAIKRLQDTQHSESQFTSEMSTLGSVRQRNLVPLLGYCIAKNERLLVYKYMPKGSLYDHLHQQSSDKKALQWSLRLKIAIGTARGLAWLHHSCNPRILHRNISSKCILIDDDYEPKISDFGLARLMNPIDTHLSTFVNGEFGDLGYVAPEYTRTLVATPKGDVYSFGVVLLELVTGEEPTHVSNAPENFKGSLVDWITYLSNNSILQDAVDKSLIGKDNDAELLQCMKVACSCVLSSPKERPTMFEVYQLLRAVGEKYHFSAADDELTMQPQTADPEDELIVAN, from the exons ATGGCTGTTAGGCATTTCCGCGCTGCGTTTCTCGCAGTACTCCTCTGCTCTATGCTCTGTCAGCTTTGCTATGGCTCACTAAGTGACATCGAATGTCTGAGAAGAGTGAAAGCATCAATTGATCCCAGCAACAAGTTAGACTGGAAATTCATCAACCATACTGAGGGATCCATATGTGGATTTAGAGGCGTCGACTGCTGGAATCCCAATGAAAACAAGGTTCTTTCTCTTCACCTTGGCAGCATGGGTCTTAAGGGTGGGTTCCCTGACGGACTTGAGAATTGTAGTAGCATGACTTCACTGGATCTCTCAAGCAACAGCCTTTCCGGCCCGATCCCGGCTGATATCTCGAAGCGGCTGCAATACATTACAAGCCTTGATCTGTCGTATAATAGCTTCTCAGGGGAGATACCAGAGGCGCTAGCTAACTGTACCTATCTCAATGCTGTCAATCTACAACATAACAAATTGACTGGAACGCTCCCAGGTCAGCTTGCCGCTCTTGGTCGCCTAAACCAGTTTAATGTTGCCGACAATCAGTTGTCGGGGCAGATTCCTTCATCTTTGAGCAAATTTCCACCCTCCAATTTTGCAAATCAAGACCTTTGTGGGAGGCCTCTGAGCAATGATTGCACTGCCACTTCAAGCAGCCGTACAGGGGTAATTGTTGGTTCTGCTGTTGGTGGTGCAATTATAACTTTAATAATTGTCGCTGTTATTTTGTTCATTCTCTTACGGAAAATGCCTgccaagaagaaggaaaaggatgtAGAAGAAAATAAGTGGGCTAAGAGTATTAAGGGAGCAAAAGGAGTGAAG GTATCGATGTTTGAGAAATCGGTTTCAAAGATGAAATTGAATGATCTTATGAAAGCAACAGGTGATTTTACCAAGGAAAACATTATTGGAACTGGTCGATCAGGAACTATGTACAGAGCAACACTCCCAGATGGTTCATTCCTTGCTATCAAGAGACTGCAGGACACTCAGCATTCAGAGAGCCAGTTCACATCTGAAATGTCAACACTGGGAAGTGTAAGGCAACGTAACTTAGTGCCTCTTTTGGGATACTGCATTGCCAAGAATGAGAGGCTCTTGGTGTACAAATACATGCCCAAGGGTTCTCTTTATGATCATTTACACCAACAAAGTAGTGATAAAAAGGCATTACAATGGTCACTAAGGCTAAAAATTGCCATTGGGACTGCTAGAGGATTGGCATGGCTTCATCACAGTTGCAATCCCCGTATTCTTCATAGGAACATTAGTTCCAAGTGCATATTGATCGATGATGACTATGAGCCTAAGATTTCTGATTTTGGTTTGGCAAGGCTTATGAATCCCATTGATACCCACCTGAGCACATTTGTCAATGGTGAGTTTGGTGACTTGGGGTATGTAGCTCCTGAGTATACACGCACCCTTGTGGCCACTCCAAAAGGGGATGTCTATAGCTTTGGAGTTGTCTTGCTTGAACTTGTTACTGGTGAAGAGCCCACACATGTGTCAAATGCTCCAGAGAACTTCAAAGGTAGTTTGGTGGATTGGATAACTTACCTATCAAACAATTCTATACTTCAGGATGCAGTTGACAAGTCCTTGATTGGTAAGGACAATGATGCTGAGCTGCTTCAATGCATGAAGGTTGCATGCTCTTGTGTGCTTTCTTCTCCTAAGGAAAGGCCTACAATGTTTGAGGTTTACCAGCTTCTGAGAGCTGTTGGAGAGAAATATCATTTCAGCGCAGCTGATGATGAATTGACAATGCAACCTCAAACTGCTGATCCTGAAGATGAGCTTATTGTGGCAAACTAG
- the LOC120643940 gene encoding uncharacterized protein LOC120643940, which produces MSQIAPVPDQAPRPPCSEAAIREFVEGVNTQLWRSNALMVANAVLVAIMEAAGASGRRYGYRHASVTRLLFLGASTLYLPIISYVASSIGKESCSTSGLDVYCHGRSYVSLVLIWTVLVQIIGTNTSAIVAADDYHGGPKIGPSIELLARTVWTSYLVFYYAGRHFLTMINKNHLVEGESHYYKMVSRFLIVLCLLSLSKIMLKLYAYHKAKRSFTLGRNSRLIAGYMVETLQGDALPRGSSPGHDQSLVLPLIVMGEDKQEIEETPHGYTIRQRNSRLVTLDMVWQMVSAGDALLTSQPWLKDLCLSFSLFKLLRLRFGNTPLAESGSAKAFSFVSDALLNNGNDPARVFDVIADEISFVLDSYYSSLPTSYFGRLVPVLNITVSLSIVAWCLGGATFISHHYTVDRHPHQIFCSPNPMSCTFPNHKRIVFGNLLFNALPTFSLFVAVILAEAWEIASYLCSNWVKVTLLCNYINHASWQQSPRVQRGLDLVMKLGFRRSWSDRYQMGQMSLLLTGQGLMRRVQVSPEVKAAIVDALRRSNGGALSKCTAALGESRIGGDILWACQGQGTSDVILVWHIATGILDAGSHGGGADASSTSSRSAGKRAVATRLSRYCAYLVAAAPELLPDDTAWSKKLHGAVSRDIKLALAGEPAAEHDAAIAARLGERCEHEVVKRGVRLGKQLLELQVPDEEARWGLLAGFWCEILLYAAPSDNLKAHKKAIARGTELVTLVWALLTHAGIVTRPKNP; this is translated from the exons ATGTCCCAAATAGCTCCTGTTCCTG ATCAGGCTCCAAGACCGCCATGCTCAGAAGCTGCGATCAGAGAGTTTGTCGAAGGGGTAAACACACAGCTGTGGCGCTCCAACGCGCTCATGGTTGCCAACGCCGTCCTTGTGGCGATCATGGAGGCGGCGGGCGCATCCGGTCGGCGCTACGGCTACCGCCACGCATCGGTGACCCGCCTCCTGTTCCTGGGAGCCTCCACGCTGTACCTCCCCATCATCTCCTACGTTGCCTCCTCCATCGGCAAGGAGTCCTGCAGCACCTCAGGCCTGGACGTGTACTGCCACGGCAGGTCCTACGTGTCCTTGGTCCTGATCTGGACAGTTCTTGTCCAGATCATCGGGACCAACACAAGCGCAATCGTCGCCGCTGACGATTACCATGGTGGCCCGAAGATCGGCCCCTCGATCGAGCTGCTCGCTCGCACGGTATGGACATCGTACCTGGTGTTCTACTACGCAGGTCGTCACTTCCTCACCATGATCAACAAGAACCATTTGGTGGAAGGAGAGTCCCATTACTACAAGATGGTGTCGAGGTTCCTCATTGTGCTCTGTCTTCTCAGTCTCTCCAAGATCATGCTAAAGCTGTACGCGTATCACAAGGCGAAGCGGTCTTTCACTCTTGGGCGCAACTCCCGCCTCATCGCCGGGTACATGGTGGAGACGTTGCAAGGAGACGCGCTGCCCCGGGGATCATCACCGGGTCATGATCAGTCTTTGGTTCTCCCACTTATAGTGATGGGGGAGGACAAGCAGGAGATCGAGGAAACTCCTCACGGGTACACCATCAGGCAAAGGAACAGTAGGTTGGTCACCCTTGACATGGTTTGGCAAATGGTGTCGGCCGGAGACGCCCTCCTGACCTCTCAGCCATGGCTCAAGGATCTGTGCCTCTCCTTCTCATTGTTCAAACTGCTTCGGCTCCGGTTCGGCAATACTCCGCTTGCCGAGTCCGGGTCTGCCAAGGCGTTCAGTTTCGTCTCGGACGCCCTGCTCAACAATGGCAATGATCCTGCAAGGGTGTTCGATGTGATTGCAGATGAGATATCCTTTGTGCTGGATTCTTACTACTCATCCCTCCCAACATCCTACTTTGGGCGACTGGTACCCGTTCTTAACATCACCGTCTCCCTCTCAATTGTTGCCTGGTGCTTGGGTGGCGCCACTTTCATCTCACACCACTACACTGTCGACAGACACCCCCATCAGATATTCTGCAGCCCAAACCCCATGTCCTGCACATTCCCGAATCACAAACGGATCGTGTTCGGGAACCTACTTTTCAACGCCCTGCCAACGTTCTCGCTGTTCGTGGCCGTCATCTTGGCCGAGGCATGGGAGATTGCGTCCTACTTGTGCTCGAATTGGGTCAAGGTCACCCTGCTCTGCAACTACATCAACCATGCGTCCTGGCAGCAGTCTCCTCGTGTGCAGAGAGGACTTGACCTTGTCATGAAGCTCGGGTTCAGAAGGAGCTGGAGTGATCGATATCAAATGGGCCAGATGTCGCTGCTGCTGACAGGTCAAGGCCTGATGCGGCGTGTCCAAGTGTCACCGGAGGTGAAGGCCGCCATCGTCGACGCGCTCAGGCGCAGCAACGGCGGCGCCCTGAGCAAAtgcacggcggcgctcggcgagaGCAGGATCGGCGGCGACATCCTGTGGGCGTGCCAAGGACAAGGCACGTCCGACGTGATCCTCGTCTGGCACATCGCCACAGGCATCTTGGACGCCGGCAGCCACGGCGGCGGAGCTGATGCCTCCTCAACCAGCAGCCGCTCTGCCGGCAAGAGGGCCGTCGCCACGCGTCTCTCCCGGTACTGCGCCTACCTGGTGGCCGCCGCGCCCGAGCTGCTGCCGGACGACACGGCATGGTCCAAGAAACTGCACGGGGCAGTGAGCAGGGACATCAAGCTTGCCCTCGCTGgcgagccggcggcggagcacgaCGCCGCAATTGCTGCGCGCCTGGGCGAGAGGTGCGAGCACGAGGTGGtgaagagaggggtgaggttgGGGAAGCAGCTGCTGGAGCTGCAGGTTCCGGACGAGGAGGCGAGGTGGGGTCTCCTGGCCGGCTTCTGGTGCGAGATCCTGCTGTACGCCGCGCCCTCGGACAACCTCAAGGCGCACAAGAAGGCCATCGCCCGTGGCACCGAGCTGGTGACGCTCGTCTGGGCATTGCTCACGCACGCGGGGATCGTTACCAGGCCAAAGAACCCGTAA
- the LOC120643941 gene encoding chitinase 2-like: MTNGYLFREYIGAQFTGVQFADVPINAMLSFHFILAFAIDYTPVGQPTPPAPTNGVFRPFWDTANLSPSAVAAFKAAHPNVAVMAGLGGDSVQDVVKAVFTPTSVDSWVSNAAASLTAIINAYGLDGVDVDYEHFAAGADVGTFVECVGQLLTRLKRTMPWITTSIAPFEDPVIQRYYQPLWRKYGGVIDYVNFQFYGYGANTDVPLYIRFYDEQTANYPGARVLASFMTGNTTGLISPDLGISAAKELQRQNKLPGLFIWSADSSKKSSYGFKYEIQGQQIIANH; the protein is encoded by the coding sequence ATGACGAACGGGTACCTGTTCCGGGAGTACATCGGCGCGCAGTTCACCGGCGTCCAGTTCGCCGACGTGCCCATCAACGCCATGCTCAGCTTCCACTTCATCCTCGCCTTCGCCATCGACTACACCCCCGTGGGGcagccgacgccgccggcgccgaccaaCGGCGTGTTCCGCCCGTTCTGGGACACGGCCAACCTGTCCccctccgccgtggccgcctTCAAGGCCGCGCACCCGAACGTCGCCGTCAtggcggggctcggcggcgacaGCGTGCAGGACGTCGTCAAGGCCGTCTTCACCCCGACCTCCGTCGACTCGTGGGTGTCCAACGCCGCGGCGTCGCTGACCGCCATCATCAACGCGTACGGGCTCGACGGCGTGGACGTCGACTACGAGcacttcgccgccggcgccgacgtgGGCACGTTCGTCGAGTGCGTCGGCCAGCTCCTGACGCGGCTCAAGAGGACGATGCCGTGGATCACCACCTCCATCGCGCCGTTCGAGGACCCCGTGATCCAGCGCTACTACCAGCCGCTGTGGCGCAAGTACGGCGGCGTCATCGACTACGTCAACTTCCAGTTCTACGGCTACGGCGCCAACACCGACGTGCCCCTGTACATCCGGTTCTACGACGAGCAGACGGCGAACTACCCCGGCGCCAGGGTGCTCGCCAGCTTCATGACCGGCAACACGACCGGACTGATCTCGCCGGACCTCGGCATCAGTGCGGCCAAGGAGCTGCAGCGGCAGAACAAGCTGCCGGGGCTCTTCATCTGGTCAGCGGACAGCTCCAAGAAGAGCAGCTACGGCTTCAAGTACGAGATCCAGGGGCAGCAGATCATCGCCAACCATTGA